tCCTCGACAGTGTCtgtctccccttctttttttctcaacagtattttatttttccaattacatgtagaaatagcattcaacattaatttttgcaagagttccaaagtttttctacttctttcttttcacttctcccctccccaagaaagcaataTGATAAAggttatcatttttaaaattaatttgtgtgtgtataggaGAGATTGGGATTAAatgcttgcccagggtcatacagctaggaagtgttaaatgtttgaggctggatttgaagttaggtctTCTTAACTTGAGAGTCAGTGTTCTAtatactgtaccatctagctgtccctgtacaatcatgtttaatatacatttccatatttatcatgttgcgaaagaaaaatctgaacaaaagggaaaaagcatgagaaagaaaaaataaatccccAAAAAGTTGAACATAGTTTACTTTAATcctcattcagtcttcataattctcttttattcaagtctaatacaaaatgactaatgtggcaatattttgtataactgcacatgtataacatattttaCTGTTTGACATtttgagggaaaaggagggatagaatttagaactcaaaactttaaataaaatattttaaattgattaaaaattaaaattgattaagaaataagaaagacaCTACTTTCATTGCATCTGCTCAGAATTGTTAAATGCAAAATTTTGATCAGAAATATTTTTGGGGCCCATCtacatgatataaaaaataaaaagtgcttaTCACATGTAAACCATTTTATGATTGATTCCATGTCATAGTCTTATCTGTTTGCTACAATTTGGATAGTAATTAAACTTAGAAAGAATTGTCCATTGGGGTTTACACAGATTTGCAATTGTTTTGGCCCGTGATCTAAAAATCAGTTTCTGTGCCTATCCAATCTGGGGGTAGGCAAACTTTCAGATCTCTGAGGGCACACCAATATTTCCTCTATGTCAAGGGATATGTATTCTTGCCTCTTAGAGATGTTTCTCTAATGGGAAACAACAGTCTGGGTATCTCAAAAAATTTCCTGCTCTTAGTTCAGACAGATGTAACTACTCTCCTTAATTCTAAGACTCCCATCTCTGTGTCCTCTGTGCCAAGAAAGAGTCATGATTATTATTGAGGGAGATAATGGAGAGAGAGATTTATAAGGCAAATATTACCACATTAACATCCTTAGTCTTTATTTAGTTAAATAGTTATGTGCAAGTCATCTAAACAAGGTTTTACATCTTAAAGACACAAAGGATCTTCTTTCCCACAGATATTGGGACACATTAGAGGAGGCAGCCAAAGTAAGTTTCTTATATgaatggactttaaaaaaataagcaacttCTTATCCCTATTTCTTCAAAAAAAGggaatatttaatttcttatttaaagcATGTGCAATCTTAAGCAAGAAACTAAACAAGAACTAAGCAGGAAACTAAACTaaacttcagtttttaaaaagtacttctttttcctttactacaatttttataacaaatattatctcacagaaaaatactttttctgtcttttcaagATATTTGACTTACAAATTTAACCTTACTTAAAATTTAACTTAacttaaaatcatagaatctgatAAAGATTTGTGATATAATTTTGTTTCCCAACACCTTTTGGAGATAGAAGAATTAGTATTGAAGGGAAACTGGAACAGCTCAAAGCACCAAGAGAGTTAAGCTGACTCTCAGTCCTGAACTTGGTCCCTGAATGAATAATATATCATCACACCAAAAATGTGGTATACTGAAAAGAGGCTGAAAGTTCTGGAGACAAGTTCTTTTTGGTTCTCCCATTAAATAACCAATGAAATGACATTAAATACATCATAGTATTTCTGATCTTCATTTTCCTGATCTATGAAATGAAGGgcatagattaagtgatttgtattATCTCTTCTAGTTTGAATACAATGTGAATTAATACAATTCAGTgcaaaaaagaattgtaaaggaTCATGAAACATGATGAAATGTTCTATATAAACCATTTACCAAAAGAAGATAGTATCTGATTATCTATAGCTATGATAAGATCtatcattcatttaacaaatattattgaaTGACTACTATATAAAAAGCCCATGATGAATGGTCTAAATtgattttctataagaaacatagCTAATTAGAGCATAAATCTTGCTAAGTGGCTAGCAGGTAAGGCTTCATGGTAGTTTTTAACACTTCACCAGGTTCTTTCCCTAAGAAGTTCTCCGTTTACCCAAGATTGCAAAATACTTCAAAAAAGAATGATGAGAAGTAGTGTGATTGGAGTCAGGACAGTGTAGgctcaaatccttcctcagacatccATTTTCTCAATACATGACACTGACAAgtcctttgaaaatttttttgcttctttttttgcaAACTGGATGATAATGGTGAAGGAGGAAGACATAACATCCTCTAAAATCTTTCCCAACTCCAGATATATAATCCTATAATTGATTGCCTTATtgtggagaaaggagaggaaaggatgtCAAATTCACTCCATTGGTGAAAGTGAATTTCTGCTGTTGATTTGTAATTTAGATTAGTGGGCATggctattattttttaacatatggGATCATGGAGGTGAATATCAAAGCCTAAGAACCTTTACAAAAAGTTCTTGCTATGCATTGGTGTTCACTTGagagctaaggaaaaaaaaaaagcacctagAAGGATTGACAGAATTATTTAAACTGCATCTATAGGACTCATATATGAAAGAGATAACACAGATTGATTTTGCTAGGATATATTCTAAGTGTGACAAGGAATTTATACTTATCTTTTCTGATTAATCAATCTTCTAAAGAATGACAGGCTCAgtaaaatcatataatttaaaataaagccTTCATTTGCATGCCTCAGgttaaataaaatggataaattatcTTTTGATAATTATCAATGAAAGCATAAAGAATTGGGTGTTTGGAGGTAAGAAAAGTGCTACTACAATTCATAAAGTTTGTGAAGTGACCAATCATTATTAAGATAAGTTGTATAATGTCTCTTCAACTTTTGAAGTGTGTTCACTAAAGGTGTAGCATATAAATAACAGAAAACATATGTTTATGTAAATTTTTAGTAAGCAACATTTGCAAGGATTCATGTTCAAAAGCCAGTTGCTGCCATCTAATAAGAGAGATGggtatcttttcctgtcctcccATTATATGCATGCTTCTTTGGTTTTTTTAGGGATGAGGGGAGGGAAACACATTTCATACCTTTGAGGGCATATACGAAGAATTTGTGGTTGGAGTCTTTATAAATTCACTATCTTACCTCTGTATACTTCTTCCTAAGAAttatctttgctttcttctttttaatcttcaCTTTAGGCTTTTTAACTATTGAGAGGTTAAAATAGTCTTTCCTCCCTACTTCTGAATATTTGTTTTAAGCTTTTTTCTAAACTGTTGATTAGTCACATACTTATTGATGGAACAGTTCTGTTGCCAATAGTTTTGTTCTTGGCAAAACTTGTGTCTTAAAGGAAGGGAAGTCTTCAGAACTATGTCAGGAATACTTCCAAGCATGAAAAAGTATTGTAGATAGAATTTTTGAAGGTTATACACATATTCCTTTTACTAGGGTAGGAATAGAGAATCTCCCCAAAACTGATTTGTGTCTTGGCAGTTGcaagaatggaaaaatattttattaaattgcaGAATGGAAAGGAATGTTCCTATATGTGTTTATATTGAAttctaaaaggaatttttttttttaacagcggGGCGTACCTGTTTTTATTAGTTAGTTATTCACAATCTGCTACCTTTTGGCCTACCTGTGACAATATTCTGATTTGATTGACAACTTTTATACAGATTCACAGTGCTGACAGCATTTCAGACAATTCATGTGAGGACCCATGTGAGGAGAAAATGTAGATGTTTCATCTGCCAGTTCCTTTGTTTAAGCTCTTAAGAAGATAATTTCCTAATCATACATGTCTACAATATATCACTtgatctgatttcaaatattcATTGCTTAATGGCTAAATTAAGAGTCAAGTCACCTCAAAGtttaataaatgtggaaacaaTGAGGAATGTCTGAGGTAGTAAATGTAAGAAATATTTGTCCCTAGAGAGGTTTAGGTTTTGCTCATTGATAAAGGAGAATATATACATTGTATTAGGAAGGCATTTTCATATCAATTTCTGACATTTTCTGGGAAGAAGTATCTGTCttctttaaaatacattattgaagACTTTATCTACAACATCTGGAACTTGGGACTTTAAAGTTCAGTTCACAAAAGGATATAAGgtaatttgcatttatatgatgctttaaggtttaGAAAGCACATTGCTCACAATAGTCCTGTGAGGTATATCGTTCAggtattatcaccattttataagtGACAAAACTTAAGTTCAGAAAGATTTGTGGATTTCACAAGATCATATAGCTGGTAAGTAGCAGAACAGAGACTCAAACTCATCTCAATTGCAAATCCAAAATTTTCTAATAAACCTGCCTTGTACTATTTCTGATTAGACTAAAGATGTCTTTTGACTCTTAGAAAAGGCTTGAGATTTCCAAACAGATTAAATTGAGTTAACAAGCTTTTATAAAGTTTCCACTGTGCAGGacaaattataattttgataAAATTGGCTATGGAATCTCTGAAAATCTAAAGACGATTTCAAATCTGTTGAAcacattgacattttaaaaacctTCCAATGATgatgcaatttatatttttaccaaGATGTAGTATATGATAATGGTGGAATACtactgttataagaaatgatgagctttatgatttcagaaaaacatggatagatttacataaagtaaagaaaagtgaaatgagcagaagaagataacattatatatagtaaaagtaatttttttctaggaaCTAACTTTGaacaactaagtcattttgattattttaaataccCGAATTAACCACAAAGGACCTATAAAGGttctatttgcatccagagaaaaaacagataaatacaagtatgtatagaatgattttatacacatacatatatttatgtctgATGGTAGCCATCTTTTAGGGTGGGGGGttagagagcaaaaaaaaaataattccacgataaccttattatatatttaataggaatagcaagttgaataaatagatttgcaatttcatgttcAATAaccattttttctattctactatgttgtaaaatgcttgttttatttcttaagttcaggataaaataaaaaaattattttgaagtgaTCTGTGATATAATAAGCATATTGATAACTGTAATGCTATTTTGCGAAAATTTTATTTGatacatttttatgcttttctatgtaattgttttatttaacctctctggagctcaaattcctcatctgtaaatggaaggaattggactagataaaggttaatattttctcaaaaaagaaattttatgatTGATTATGCCTGAATCACTACTTAATAACCTTTCTACTACTGTGCTCTAGTGAAAATTCCTCATAAGACTCTTATAGAAGAGATCTATAAGTATTTTGCTGAAatttgaaaatagagaaataatacttttatttaaataatgtatgaatttatgggatatgaataaaatctattatttcattggtatgggaagacctatatgagataatttattttaattttgcagCCAACGAAACTCCCCCAATATAGAACCACATAAAAATGTGACTGGGaaagtttaataaaataagttgtaaaaaatgcaatacaaataatgctaatttgtagttttctaaggcAATATGTAGcctagtgtatatatatatatatatatgcatatacatatatagatatatatatatatatctatatatagatatagatatatatatatagatatatatatacacatatacagatgtgtgtgtatttaagttCAACACTACAaagagaagctaagtgatttgaccaaagtTGTATAATTAGTCTGAGTTAGAGGTGATATTTAGATCTTGCTTACTCCACTTATTAATGGTAAATTATATTGCTATAACTTTGACCTTTTTGGTCTTGGCAAATCTTACggaattaaaggaaggaaagattaaaGGAAGGGAAGCTCTCAGGACTATGTCAGGAATATTGCCAAACATTAAAAGGTATTATAAATGTATTCTATATaatgttatacatatattctttttaattatattaatgggACAGTTCTATTGCAGGTAGTTTTAGCCTTCCTggaatttttgacattttatttggTACCTTAGATTACTGTCCTAAGGATTCACTTGATCAAAGAGAACCCATAGTCCTTAGGCACTAGAATCTAtttgctttacaaacattatttcatgcAATCTTCACAAAAACACTGTGAagtatatgttgttgttgttcccattttatacttgaagaaGTTGTATGTAAAGCACTTCCTATTAATTTCTGactcttagtttcttcatcagcaAAATGTCCAGAGCAGGAAGGTCAGGAGGGAGTGATAGGCTTGTTAATTAGACTCTGGAGAATAAAAGGCGGTCTAGCAAGACATTTTCCTCTGAGCAAACTCTGGTTAACTGAGAATTGACCTTTTAACAGATAAGTAAAAAGGTGATGGCAGTGAGCCAGATTTAGGTATTGAGTTTGGGAGATGAAATGATCGGGTTGAGATCTAAGTGAGATCAAGGGAAAAAGAGCAACTACTCCAAAGAGCTCCCAGGAAAATGAGCAAGGAGTGTTAAGAGATGTTTGATGTTTGTTGTATGGTATTTGGACATTGTTTCTGGTGTATGTGAATTCTTAATCCAAATGTTAGGAAGTTTACTACTTTCTGGTCTGCTAAGGGGAGAAGTCCTCAGCACCATTCAAACTGATTAATTTTAGTAAAATGTCAAAGATATATAAAGGTTCATTAATGTGTTGCTTGAACTTTTTTCTTCTAGCCacaatttttctgtctttttcaagGAGCTAGAGTTGACTGAGAGAGGAAAGAATTATTCCTTTCTCCATATTTTTGGTGGTTTTGTATTCCTGCTTCTAATTTTCTTACTTGGGGCTCCAATGATTGCTGACATTTGTGAATGCTGAGCCTTTATCTCCATATATAATATAGGATTATACATCTAAATATCTTTAATCTTCTTAGACATTTGCTAATTAAGtttgtattcattttaaattctccAAGTTTTCTATTTCCCCCACCTTTATATTCTTTCCTCACTTTTATCTCTTCAGATCACTAAATTCCTTCAAGATATAGTCCATGGACCTTAATTTTAAAAGGCCCCAGGTCTCCCATTGCTTCCAGAGCCATCTCTAGTCCTCCTGATCCATATCTGGCCATTGGATCTAGATGGCTCAGGAGGGgaaccttgcacagccctccatcacttaaatttaattcacttgcatgtcataccATCACCTCTCTGATTcattcctcttcaagaatgaaggacaaccaaaaacaacaataacaacatgtcTTCTCTTTATAGTTACTCTAAATCAGGATTACTGTTTTTCCAAATTctgcaaatttattttgtttggtggTACTGCATCATCTCtttcaaactgatttttttttttttggcaaccaggataaagtgacttgctcagggccaaaTACTAATtatcttaggctggatttgaactccagacctggtgctgtagtcaaaggatatgtgtTCACATCCTATCTTTGGTAAGGACaccctgtatgaccttggacaatcCTTTTTACTCTCCTGGAGGTTAGCTTGCTtagttgtaaaatgaagggcttggcTTAGATGGTCTCTGAAGCCCTGTCTAGCTCTAACATTATTTGCTCCTTATTTCTTATTCAAAGTAGGAAAACCAGGCTCTCATTTGGTGAATAATCTCCAGTGGACAGAGAGAGCTGGGTTAGGAGGAAGGAACACCtaaatttaaatttggcctctgaTGCTTAACtggctgtgtaattctgggcaggTCATTAAAATTCcttctccctcagtttcttcaactataaaatgaggataacaacagTACCTAACTCAGAggattaagtgaaataatatttgtaaagttcttattGCCTACTAAGTATTagaatatctggcacatagtagatacttaataaatactttttccctttcccctttctctttcttctgcctgATTCCACTAAGCATCAAGTCTAGAATCTTTAAACTGAACATTGTTGATTGCTAGTTTTTATTCAGTATTTCctaaaattttcttcttgttttcttcttttctttctcctgctctcctcctccttcttttcttccttgtcttcctcctcttcctcctccttcttctccttctcctcttcctcttcttcctcctctttctgtctctttctctgtctgtctctctgatttGAATTTTGAAAGGCCTTTACACATTTAGATGAATGTCCCTTATACCCTACTGTATATAATGACAATGAACAttgatatagcattttaagacTCACAAACTAcattacatgtattatctcacttagccctcaaaacaactctatgagacagatgccattattattttacattgcaGGAAACATGCTGGCAGAGGTACCTACATcatatagtaaatatctaaggtagaatttgaatttaggagttcctgactccaagcccagcacctCATTCACTTTGCTAATATGCAGCATCCAAGACAGAACATGATAGACAAGCTCCAAAAAAGATCTCCATTGAAGGGTGACTCAGTCCCTTCCAAAGTAgcccctttttaattttaaacaccTTTAATTTTTAGCATTAGTAAGAATGTTTCTTTATGCTTATCTGAATCTATGATTTCTCCAACTTCCATGTAAATTCCACAATTTATGTTAAAATGCGTTGTCTAGTTTGAGGTTATCTCCAACAATGCTCATTGTTTTCTGTGACATTTATGAATCTCTGCAGGGAGCTGGAATTTTCCCTCTGGGGCCCCATGGAAGTAGCTAACAACATTACTGAATTTGTGTTCTTGGGGTTATCTCAGGATCCTAAGATGCAACTGATGTTTTTTGCTCTGTTCCTCCTCTTCTATACTGTGATTATCGTGGGAAACTTACTCATCCTACTCACAGTATGCTTTGAGTCTAAGCTCCACACTCCTATGTACTTTTTCTTAAGTAATCTCTCCTTTGTGGACATTGCCTACTCCTCAGCCACAGCCCCCAAAATGATTGCAGACTTCATCTCAGAGCACAAGACTATCTCCTACTGGGGCTGTGTTACCCAAATGTTTACCTTCCACTTCTTTGGCTGTGCTGAGATTTTTGTCCTGACTGTAATGGCATTTGACCGCTATGCTGCCATTTGCCACCCCCTACGCTATACCACCATCATGAGTGTCAACACCTGTGCTGTTCTGGCATTACTGTCCTGGGCAGGTGCCCTGGGACACTCCTTTGTGCAGACTCTTCTGACTTTCCAGCTTCCCTTCTGTAATGCTCAAGTAATTGATCATTATTTCTGTGATGTTCATCCGGTCCTCAAACTTGCCTGTGCAGATACTTCTTTGGTGAACTTGCTGGTGGTGGCCAATAGCGGTCTCATATCTCTGGGCTGCTTTCTCATTTTACTGACATCTTACACAGTAATTCTATTTAGCCTCCGGAAGCACTCTGCAGAGAGCCGCCGGAAAGCTCTTTCTACCTGTGGCTCTCACTTGACAGTGGTGACCTTCTTTTTTGTCCCATGCATTTTTATTTACCTTCGCCCATCTACTACCTTCCCACTGGACAAGGCAGTGTCTGTATTCTACACCACCATCACTCCAATGCTGAATCCCCTCATCTACACTCTGAGGAATGAGGACGTGAAGAATGCCATGAAGCGGATATGGAGATACAAAGttttgggagaagaaaataaaggatgaaataCATCAGAATTGCAGAAATAAAGTACCCTGGAACCCTGAAAGGCTAAATAACTCTATAATGAAGTGAGTCTAGTGGGTTCAatatttctagaaaataatttacacTCAAAACAGATTTCATTGTTTAAGAACCTTCATTTCTAATCTTCCATGGATGGTTGTGTTTTAGTACAGTAGAATAGAGGCAAGACCTTTAAGAAGTCAGGAATAAAACAGCAAATACCAAGAATTCTCACCTCCCTGGGGACTATAGTTTTCTCTAATTTCACTGATGATACATTTTTGTGAATCATTGcttcagagaaagagaatttaaaggaGCACTTATATTCTTGTTTTGGCTCAGTAGATTCAAAATAATGACAGCAATAGTGATTGtaataaagaagaaatggaacttGAATTGCTTAAGTAATTCTGTGTGATCATGCAGagtttttatttgtgtttaaaattttaaatagtgaaATTAATGTATGAACTGTAAGGTATATGTTTTGTTTGATAAATTGAAATTTtagttcatatataaaatattttactgaacTTGAATGACATGTTTagaattgaaatttatttttaaaattgttaattgttttaaaactaaaaaaattaagaaagtaaaataatacaTCACTGCTACTACTTAGTAATTGCTTAAATTGTAACTCTTGTAGATATTTCAGTTTTGTTAAAATTCACTTATGAAGTGAAATTATTAGAAATCTCTGCTAgccttattttaatatttaaacattttcataattatttccatatcttttgcttttaaaataatctttttttcctttttatttatttaattaaagttttttatttacaaaacatatgtaggggtaattttttttatcactgaCCTTTTCAAAGCCTTCTGTTTCAaaatattctctcctttcccccaccacctcccctagatggcagatagtccaatacatgttaaatatattaaaatatatattaaatccaatatatatatatatgtatgtacatatatatatatatacacacatatttatacaatcatcttgctacacaagaaaaattggatcaagaagaaaaaaaaactgagaaagaaaacaaaatgcaagcaacaacagagagagtgagaatgctatgttgtggtccacactcagctcccatggtcctctctctgggtgtagatggcgctcttcatcactgaacaattggaactggtttgaatcatctcattgttgaagagacccacgtccatcagaattgatcatcatatagtcttcttgtcatgtataatgatctcctggttcttctcatttcacttagcatcagttcatatagatcttttcaggattctctgaaatcatccttctggtcatttcttacagaacaataatattccataacattcatataccataacttattcagccatttctcagcTGATGGGAattttctcagtttccaatttcttgccactacaaaaagggctgccacaaacatttttgcacatgtgggtcctaaaggaatcttttgaaattaaaattaatataaaatattcttttgtcaAAGATAAGCCAGGATGGATAGAGAaatattaaaatcttttctattGAACAGAAATATATGAAGATAAGTATTGATGAAGTTATTGACAAATTTGCAGAAGTTAAAGCTTTTGGCAAATTACTCTGTAAGTATAAATTTTtcttgtagagggccagaactctgaaaaggtgtacttgaatctaggtcAGCAAGGTATTTAAAGTTAAGCATATACTTAATATGGGGATGCAATAGTCCTGCTAGTTCAGTGTGATGTAGTGATGtaatactgaggtatttaagggagtctcagcTACAGAAGACTCTCTGAGCTACAGcgctcagccacagacacaagagaagacaCCTGACCCCAGATTCCAGACTCTGGATTCCATCCTTGACCATCCTGctggtggttctcctgcctcctgaactaagatcaagactgggttaGACTGGCAGACTGTCACAGATTGCAGGAGGAGACTGGAAGAGACACAGACTGAGACTGGATGAGATTGTGACAGACACAGGCAGTAAAGGAGacgtgaaggagacaataaagactttagactctattcctgaccagctgcatggtggctgtcctgcctctttcactcctccactaggaccaaggacttgggctaaTCCCAAGATCCTCCTGAAAGCTAGCCTGAATATTACATTTTCTCTTATTCCAAAAAGTACAGTAATGTAATTAATAAttgcttttcattattcattttcattatttgttttattttagtttactGATGTGATTGCATATACAAAGATTGTAAGGAACAAATTCTCACTGTTTATTTTCTAgttattattcatttcattttataaattactagggaaataattttgttatatagaGGAGAATATTAAAATTGATCTACTGAGTATCAAATGCAAAAGGCATGCCACTGgggccatgtacagtgatctcctggttctgctcacttcacttagcataagttcattcAAACTCTTTTCTgaactgataactaaaccagaaagaataaaaacaaaggaagTTAGAAAATTAGGTAATaaaagtctctctctttttggaaAATCCAAAACACTTgattaaaaagttatttgaaataagtagtaattttagcaaagtagtaggatataaagtaaatccacataaattgcC
The DNA window shown above is from Sminthopsis crassicaudata isolate SCR6 chromosome 2, ASM4859323v1, whole genome shotgun sequence and carries:
- the LOC141553408 gene encoding olfactory receptor 4S2-like; the encoded protein is MEVANNITEFVFLGLSQDPKMQLMFFALFLLFYTVIIVGNLLILLTVCFESKLHTPMYFFLSNLSFVDIAYSSATAPKMIADFISEHKTISYWGCVTQMFTFHFFGCAEIFVLTVMAFDRYAAICHPLRYTTIMSVNTCAVLALLSWAGALGHSFVQTLLTFQLPFCNAQVIDHYFCDVHPVLKLACADTSLVNLLVVANSGLISLGCFLILLTSYTVILFSLRKHSAESRRKALSTCGSHLTVVTFFFVPCIFIYLRPSTTFPLDKAVSVFYTTITPMLNPLIYTLRNEDVKNAMKRIWRYKVLGEENKG